A segment of the Paramisgurnus dabryanus chromosome 5, PD_genome_1.1, whole genome shotgun sequence genome:
TGAGTTACTTTATGCAGAGTTATTCATGTGCATTATGCATAACATATCCACCTTTTAGTGATCTTGTGaagatataattttaaatgttacCGTTGATAGTCAGAACATAAGCGCGATGTTTGAAAAACTAGATCGGGGGACGTGCTGATACTTAAACTCACACTAACACGCATGTTATTTCTCTTtcacacgcgcgcgcgcgcgcgcacacacacacacacacacacatagactgttttattttacatactTACATGTTCTCTAGACAGTATTTGGCTCACCAAATGAGCCCTGTATGTAAGTATACAGCACACAGTGGCTTGGGACACAGTTAATCTCTATCAGCCCAAATGTATGTCACTCAAGAGACCCATAGATAGACAAcagtctgtatttgtgttttactATTACCTAAGCATGTACAACACTGCACATACACTGATTGGGTTGAATTGGAATAATTATGTTACATGAACTAAAGTGTCTTTGTCTACCCCTAAAAGAACACAGCTAATGTGTTTATGGGAAGATGAAGGAGCTggaggtaaaaaaaaaagtgttcaaAAACAACTTAAGACACTCTCAGCAGTCCAAAACTATGTATACGTTCTCAAAATTTTACACCATCACTTTTACCATACATTTTGAGACCTAAGTCGGATTATGCATTAAGGATATGTGATTCTTGCCTACTGTGTTCTCTCTCACCAGCATCAATGTATTTTTGTAAGGAACTGAAGTCAAACTGTTGTGTGTTAATGATTGGATGTGTTTGATCCTCAGATTTTGAAGTATGCAGCGCTTCCTGCTGCTGTTGTGGGTTTGGGCTCCTTTCGAATTTATTCGATGAGTGAGAAACCAACCAATTTAATCTCTCTGAAAGAGGTATGTACTTCCATAATACTATTACTTTGTATACTATGTGTACTGTTTGTAGTGTACTGCAGGGTTTTCCAGAATGCATTATAAATGAAAGATgaattatttacttatttttttacaagTTATAATTTACTAgtttcccacaatgcaacatgCTTCACTCAACATGTTCAATGTGACAAAAAGTTGTGTCTGATATACCTTTCTCTTGCTCTAGTTGTCTATCTACTCTCCAGATCATTCTGGTGTACAGTTTGTAGAGGAGCAGTCTGGTCTGGTCCAGTCTGGTCTGGAGGCTGTAAGGGTGGGACTGCAGCCGTATGTCAGAGGAATTCAGGTTTGATACATATGCTGATATATACTCATTTCTGTCACAGTTTTATAGTGAAGAAGTTAATTATCTGTTATTTACAGAATGGCTTCACTTCTGTCAAGGTTGGAATCACATCCACTTACCAGGCAGGGGAAGGTGAGTCTGAAGTGTGAGAAAGAAATAGGAAGAAAATCACTGTAAATGTGACCTTTAACCCCCAAGCTTCTCTGGTTTTAGACACGTATCACTTCCTTCGAGATCCACCACCTGGCTTTCTCCCGAGAGTGGGTGTCATAACTGTGTCTGGATTGGGCGGGCTAATTTTGGCACGCAAGGGTAAGATGAAGATCTTAAAGACTGCACCCTCTGGCCCTcgaaaaataatggaattttaaatggatttgaGTTAATGCGGTATATAATTTATTGGATGCTGTCTTTCAGGTTCTCGTTTAAAGAAGATTGTTGTACCTCTTGGTCTTGCTACTGTCGGTACTGCAGTGTGTTACCCCACACAGACTGTTGGAGTCCTGAAGGTTCTTGCATTCACACACAATTTTTAAGGCCTTTATATAAACCTCAGGAAAATTGTAACATCactttttttctctttacaGATCACTGGTAAAAAGGTGTATAATGTCAGTTCATATGTTGCCTCACTGTTTCAATCTAAACCAAAGGCAGAGGGTGCAATGCCTGCTGGTAACATGGAGGTAATCCACCTATATTTGCGGATTAAAGCTCATTAAAgacattttgacattttttatgtttaatggGACATACACACCTAGCGTGAATTCAActatttgcgcaagtagattaaaTACAAAGTAAATGCGAATGCTGTAAAAAAAACCCACGCTATTCGTCTCAAACGTGTCTTCACACAAGtcgaaaatattcaactcaagctaAAAATGTGCATGACAAGAGGGTTATGaatcccgcaagtaatctagagtTAGGAATGCTATgctttgcgtttggtgtgttgGTTGATGCGAATAGCGTGGTTTTTCGCATCAATCGCGCTGTTCAATTTGCGTCATTGCATTAATTTattatgtaatctactcacgcaaatcgttgaactcacgTTTGGTGCATACACCTGTAAGACTCATGAAATCATACTCTTGTTGTATTATGGTGCGTACACACGCACAAAACGTGAATTTaacgatttgcgcaagtagattactttccatgagtaatctagagtgaggaacgcgatgcttcgcttttggtgtgtacgtagcattatcgggtgtacacaccaaacgcgaattcaacgatttgcgtgagtagattacatacaatgttaatgcaaagacgcgaataaaTGCGAACTCGCACAGGGCAATGCAAATGACACGAATCGGGCAGCCTAATTGCTTCAAAAACATGCGTTATTCGCcttatgctgcgtacacaccaaacgcaaagcatcgcattcctcgctctagattacttgtggGAGGTTACTTCGTGTCATGTGGGAATTGCGCCGCCCAATTTGCATAATTCTCATCACACCAGGCATCTattcacgtctttgcattgactttgtatgtaatctacttgcgcaaatcatagaattcgcgtttggtgtgtatgtccCTTTCAACGCGAAGTTAAATCTAGGGTAATCTAGAGCGAAGAATGCAATGCTTctcgtttggtgtgtatgtagcattatggggcgtacacaccaaacgcgaattcaacgatttgcgtgagtagattacatacaatgttaatgcaaagacgcgaataaaTGCGAACTCGCACAGGGCAATGCAAATGACACGAATCGGGCATCCTGATTGCTGCAAAAACATGCGTTATTCGCCTTATGCTGTGTACACACCAATTGCAAAGCATCGCGTTCCTCGCTCAAGATTACTTGTGGGATTTTACTTTGTGTCATGCGGGAATTGCGCCGCCCAATTTGCATCATTCTCATCACACCAGGCATTAGAAGTATAAGCAACGGTTGAATGTCACTTTAAAATATCTAATTTtgtaacatttatttttcatttatttacagTCTGCTGCCCCTGTAAAAATCCCAGATCCAGTATCAAATACACCGGAGTCTAAACTGGTTCCAGCTGAAGAAGTAATATCATTATCAGAAGCTGTCCCAGCTGCTGCTTCTCCGGTAGCTGTGCCGGATGTTGAACCACCTTCTACTGTTGAAACGGCCCCAGAGACAATACCTGTAGACTCTGCTCCTGAACCAACATCTTCCACACAAATGATCCCGGATGCTTATCTCACTCCCTTAGATGTTCCAGCCACGACCTCCTCTCCACCCACAGAAGAAATTAAACTTCTTACGGAAGAGCCCGTTTCTGATGCCCCATCCCCTGCTAACCAAACGACCACTGAAGAAGTCCCACCCCCTGTTCTGGAGACCACACTTCCTTCTCCCATAGTCGAAATTCCTCCCTTATCTGAATCTCCTGTACAAGAAGCCATTGTTGAGCCAACCGCAGGTAAGGAAATGAGTTTGCAGAAAGAAATTATGcaagtttatatttatattaatccAACATGAAGGCAGCATAGGTACTTTGTGTTTATGctacttttctttttttctagcGAAGTCACGGTTTGTTCCTGACCCTGCTCTACTCGACCACGGCCAGTCTAATCCAGAGGACGCAGACTTGTACAGCACACGGAGCTGAATGATATAAAGCACTTAACTGCAGCACAGATAAAGACCCAGATAGCAATAGACTCTGGAGGGATCTGCCGATTTCGGAGCTGATCTGTCCTGGAGTCTGTTGCTATCTGTTTTAATGTGCAATGATTTAAGCACTGTTTGACAGATATGTGATTAAGATATTCATGTTTTATCAATAATCCAGGGATAAAAGCAGGTGATTTGTTGCAGTCTTTAATGTCTCACTCTTACCTGACACATAAAGAGCCAGATTCGTGTAAAGTCACCTCTTGAACCAGAAAGATGGTAGTTCCCAGGGTTCATTTAAAGTTGTGGTTCCTATTCTGACCTTTTTCCTACTGTAACAACACTGGTACTGATTTTTTACTGTGAAAAAAATTGCAATGAAAACTGGACCACaacaaacacaaatatttttgtaCGAACACAAACATTAAGTATACATGTGTATTGTCTGAAGTACATTTTACTGCCGTTAGAAGTAAATGTGTCAAGCTGTATCTATACAAagctaccgagcccctaaggtgacattggagtaaaataaatctaaagtttagtttcatgtgctcacgcaaaaccttcatgtggaGAATTTGAATTTCtacgtgaaactaaactttatttaatatttgctccatgtccccttaggggctccgtacaaAGCTTTATTCAGGCTgcgtatttatatttttaaggtaTCAATTGAGTTCATACTGCGCATCTTTAGTCCTAAAAGGTCAGACACGGGGCTCGTGGTTCTCAAATGTGCTTGAACTATCCAGCAGTTTGGATGCATTTCAGGTTGCAGTATTTCACATTGCACCAACTGCGAACAGTgaatttgttaaattatttaaatatttcagTTGTTGTAGTCTATTCATGTCTTTATGGCCTACACAGCTGCTTTATGCAACGCCAAATGATAATAAAGGGTTCTACACAATGTTTTCGAGTAAACTTTAAttctttaaataaagttttcacaaattaaataaaaactaaatgtaTACTAATTTAACAAAAGTAAACTTTTAGCCTATTCAAAACATAAAATCACTTTCTCAGCCCTAAACTGAGATTAGCATCATCACTGACCAGCATTTCTAcgtacatattttttacatgATTTTTGTGACACGTGGCGTCTCTAAGCGCTGTCGGCCTGATGGATGTCTGCTGTGCTGTACAATTTAGAGCAGATCATTTCTACCCTGCCCTCTCCAAGCAGACATAGATCAACAATACACACCACTCGCTCCGACTCCAGCTGAGGGGCTGAATTCATCAATGACCCTgcagatagacaggcaggcaggttATTTAGTAGAAATATGGGTAATGGTATAGATTATAGGCTAGCATAGGAGAACATACACACACCTGGAGCAGGACAGGTACCATCTGGCTGAACACACAGGTGTCCCTTTGTCAAGCAGGACAGCAGAGAGTTGTCATGTTGACTATGCTGAACTCCAGCAGCTTGGGGGTCATCAGGGGAAACGACAGGCAAAAACTGAATATCTACTGCAGCCTTTTGATTCAGTCCTGGGGGAAGAAAAGAGGTGATGCTTAtgatgcattaaaatgtttttaaagtacACACTAAGCATACTGTGTATTATAACTAATAATATCGTATAAATACGATACACATGATACGTGCTCGAGTACACTCGCGACTTCCATGCCTCTCAAGTGTTGTTCTTACCCAGTATTGTGAGTGTGAAGTAGCCGGTGCAGGCCACAGGTGTATGGGTATGTGTCTGTGAGATGATATCTGGGGTCCATTTGGCTGGACTCAGGTTCAAGTAATGATGCAGAATCTCTCGGTCATCAAAGTGAAATTTTTCAGTTAGGCTTTCTTGATCCAATTTGCCACAAGGAATGTGATccgtcacttcctgtttcacTAATGCCCACATGCCGCTTTCCCACAATGCAGCAGCGGGGTGGCTTGCTGCTGCTTCTGTGTCTGGAGGGCAGGTCAACCTCTGATCGTCCTCTTAATATTGTAAAATAACAATATTAAACAAACATAACATGAAATGTTAGCAACATATTAAAGGTGGCACTGGTGTGATTTGAGAGTTGCATCACCTGATACAGATGACTGGCTGACATATTCACTGTCAGACTCCTCTTCCTCCAACTCCCCTTTATCACTTTGCTCTTCTTCCTCATCGTCATTAGAGGTAAAGTCCACCGGCCTAAGTGACCAATTAGGTAGATAACTACATGTGTGCAATGGCTACAAAGTACAATGAATGTCAATCAAATAACCATGCAATTACTCAGATCCTTTAAATTTCAACAGGCTGGTTTATACTGGAACTGCAATGTGGATGTGTGAATGCAAACATGGTTTAGAAACTGACACCTCTTTCAGTACAAAGTTTTTACCTGTCAGACTTTGAATGTACTTTGGATCTAGTGAAATACTGACGCTGGAATGCTCTAAACAAATAGGACAAAGGACAAATGATTGGGTGATATGAGATGACTctgaataataaaataaaaaacatgttatGCAACTACAAAGTAAATAAAGCAATACTTTAAAACACgagaatatacatttttatgttatcGACTCATTAGTTTATGGGTGATAATGTATGGATTATGTCAGGTTGGtcaaaaacacactttttacaaaaaatatattggcaTGGCCTGTAAAATCTTAAACTATGAAAATAAGTACcaaatgattttaatatttaaaaatatttatacttATATGCACTTATATAATCACCCATATAAGTTTTAAactaaaataatgtttaaaataaaaaaaaccataccaacagtggcagccggtgacttctttttcgagggcgcacaatgcAAAGCAGATCAAAACATGTATGTAGCACATAATGTATCTGGCTCATCAAAATGTGCGTTCGgcacgtca
Coding sequences within it:
- the apool gene encoding MICOS complex subunit MIC27; this encodes MILLSFLTRSDGFLTPPAFRSELGGGGTAMAAKILKYAALPAAVVGLGSFRIYSMSEKPTNLISLKELSIYSPDHSGVQFVEEQSGLVQSGLEAVRVGLQPYVRGIQNGFTSVKVGITSTYQAGEDTYHFLRDPPPGFLPRVGVITVSGLGGLILARKGSRLKKIVVPLGLATVGTAVCYPTQTVGVLKITGKKVYNVSSYVASLFQSKPKAEGAMPAGNMESAAPVKIPDPVSNTPESKLVPAEEVISLSEAVPAAASPVAVPDVEPPSTVETAPETIPVDSAPEPTSSTQMIPDAYLTPLDVPATTSSPPTEEIKLLTEEPVSDAPSPANQTTTEEVPPPVLETTLPSPIVEIPPLSESPVQEAIVEPTAAKSRFVPDPALLDHGQSNPEDADLYSTRS